The Streptomyces sp. NBC_01268 genome window below encodes:
- a CDS encoding ROK family transcriptional regulator, whose amino-acid sequence METPGSQSSLHRANLERVVRAVRMAGSLTQAEIARATGLSAATVSNIVRELKDGGTVEVTPTSAGGRRARSVSLSGDAGIVIGVDFGHTHLRVAVGNLAHQVLAEEAEPLDVDASAAEGFDRAEQLVTRLIAATGIGRDKVVGVGLGVPGPIDVSSGTLGSTSILPGWSGINPADELSARLGVPVHVDNDANLGALGELVWGSGRGVKDLAYIKVASGVGAGLVIDGRVYRGPGGTAGEIGHITLDESGPVCRCGNRGCLETFTAARYVLPLLQSSHGPDLTMERVVQLAREGDPGCRRVIADVGRHIGSGIANLCNLLNPSRVILGGDLAEAGELVLAPIRDSVSRYAIPSAARQLSLAQGALGGRAEVLGALALVLSEMGDSTLLEGGSASTPNKATLAFT is encoded by the coding sequence ATGGAGACTCCGGGGTCGCAGTCGTCGCTGCACCGGGCCAATCTGGAGCGGGTCGTCCGGGCGGTTCGGATGGCCGGATCGCTCACCCAGGCGGAGATCGCCCGGGCGACGGGCCTGTCCGCCGCCACGGTCTCCAACATCGTGCGGGAGCTGAAGGACGGCGGGACCGTCGAGGTCACCCCGACCTCCGCGGGCGGCCGCAGGGCCCGCAGCGTCTCGCTCAGCGGCGACGCGGGGATCGTGATCGGCGTCGACTTCGGCCATACGCACCTGCGGGTCGCGGTCGGCAACCTGGCCCACCAGGTGCTCGCCGAGGAGGCCGAGCCGCTGGACGTGGACGCCTCCGCCGCGGAGGGCTTCGACCGGGCCGAGCAGCTGGTCACCCGGCTGATCGCCGCCACCGGCATCGGCCGGGACAAGGTCGTCGGCGTGGGCCTCGGCGTGCCGGGCCCCATCGACGTCTCCTCGGGCACCCTGGGCTCCACGTCGATCCTGCCGGGCTGGAGCGGGATCAACCCCGCCGACGAGCTCTCCGCCCGCCTGGGCGTCCCCGTGCACGTCGACAACGACGCCAACCTCGGCGCGCTCGGCGAGCTGGTCTGGGGCAGCGGCCGGGGCGTGAAGGACCTCGCGTACATCAAGGTCGCCAGCGGTGTCGGCGCCGGGCTCGTGATCGACGGGCGGGTCTACCGGGGCCCTGGCGGCACGGCCGGCGAGATCGGCCACATCACCCTGGACGAGTCGGGGCCGGTCTGCCGCTGCGGCAACCGCGGCTGCCTGGAGACCTTCACCGCGGCCCGCTACGTGCTGCCCCTGCTCCAGTCGAGCCACGGCCCCGACCTGACCATGGAACGGGTCGTCCAGCTGGCCCGCGAGGGCGACCCCGGCTGCCGGCGCGTGATCGCCGACGTCGGCCGCCACATCGGCAGCGGCATCGCCAACCTCTGCAATCTCTTGAACCCGAGCCGGGTGATCCTCGGCGGCGATCTGGCCGAGGCCGGAGAGCTGGTCCTGGCGCCCATCAGGGACTCCGTCTCGCGGTACGCCATCCCCAGCGCCGCCCGGCAGCTGTCGCTGGCCCAGGGGGCGCTGGGCGGCCGCGCCGAAGTGCTCGGCGCGCTCGCCCTCGTGCTCAGCGAAATGGGCGATTCGACGCTTTTGGAGGGGGGCTCCGCGAGCACCCCGAACAAGGCCACGCTTGCGTTCACTTAG
- a CDS encoding sugar ABC transporter substrate-binding protein, which yields MNAMTRRVVIGTAAVSMALSLAACGQAGDNGSGDANGGDGKTIGLLLPENKTTRYETFDRPIIEAKIKALCSDCEVKYNNAAQDTETQKKQFDALVTQGVKVIILDSVDYKATKSWVQQAEKKGVKVVAYDRLAEGPISAYVSYDNEKIGRLQGEALVKALGAKAKEANVVMINGSPTDPNAPLFKKGAHSVLDGGVKKVVYEQDIPDWSPDEANKKMGAAIDSLGKAGFQGVYSANDGMAGGIITALSKQGVKVPVGGQDAELAGLQRILKGDQSFTIYKQIKPEAETTAEIAVKLLKGEKIDDLVPVKVTSLTGEFKDIPAKLYDAQIVTKENIASTIIADNVYKAADICTAEYKAACEAAGIK from the coding sequence ATGAATGCAATGACGCGTCGCGTCGTCATAGGCACGGCCGCGGTTTCCATGGCCCTCTCCCTCGCCGCCTGTGGCCAGGCCGGCGACAACGGGTCGGGCGATGCGAACGGCGGCGACGGCAAGACCATCGGTCTGCTGCTTCCGGAGAACAAGACCACGCGCTACGAGACCTTCGACCGCCCGATCATCGAGGCGAAGATCAAGGCCCTGTGCTCCGACTGCGAGGTCAAGTACAACAACGCCGCGCAGGACACCGAGACGCAGAAGAAGCAGTTCGACGCGCTCGTCACCCAGGGCGTGAAGGTCATCATCCTGGACTCGGTCGACTACAAGGCCACCAAGTCCTGGGTGCAGCAGGCCGAGAAGAAGGGCGTCAAGGTGGTCGCGTACGACCGCCTGGCCGAGGGCCCGATCTCCGCCTACGTCTCGTACGACAACGAGAAGATCGGCCGCCTGCAGGGCGAGGCCCTGGTGAAGGCGCTCGGCGCCAAGGCCAAGGAAGCCAACGTTGTCATGATCAACGGCTCGCCGACCGACCCCAACGCCCCGCTGTTCAAGAAGGGCGCCCACAGCGTCCTCGACGGCGGCGTGAAGAAGGTCGTCTACGAGCAGGACATCCCGGACTGGTCCCCGGACGAGGCCAACAAGAAGATGGGCGCCGCCATCGACTCGCTGGGCAAGGCGGGCTTCCAGGGCGTCTACTCCGCCAACGACGGCATGGCCGGCGGCATCATCACCGCCCTCAGCAAGCAGGGCGTCAAGGTCCCGGTCGGCGGTCAGGACGCCGAACTCGCGGGTCTGCAGCGGATCCTGAAGGGCGACCAGTCCTTCACGATCTACAAGCAGATCAAGCCCGAGGCCGAGACCACCGCCGAGATCGCGGTCAAGCTCCTCAAGGGCGAGAAGATCGACGACCTCGTCCCGGTGAAGGTCACCAGCCTCACCGGCGAGTTCAAGGACATCCCGGCCAAGCTGTACGACGCGCAGATCGTGACCAAGGAGAACATCGCCTCCACGATCATCGCCGACAACGTCTACAAGGCGGCCGACATCTGCACCGCCGAGTACAAGGCGGCCTGCGAGGCGGCGGGCATCAAGTAG
- a CDS encoding ATP-binding cassette domain-containing protein — translation MIHVSATPVLALRGVSKRFGAVQVLTDVDLEIHAGEVVALVGDNGAGKSTLVKTISGVHPIDEGTIEWDGRPVQITRPHDSQNLGVATVYQDLALCDNLDVVANLFLGSELSSARVLDEIAMEKRARELLDTLSIRIPSVRIPVAALSGGQRQVVAIARALIGDPKVVILDEPTAALGVEQTAQVLDLVERLRERGHGVILISHNMADVRAVADKVAVLRLGRNNGVFDVQDTTHETIIAAITGATDNAVTRRQARTAAAGNDEKGAAK, via the coding sequence ATGATTCACGTGTCCGCTACGCCCGTGCTGGCGTTGCGCGGGGTCTCCAAGCGGTTCGGCGCCGTCCAGGTGCTCACCGATGTCGATCTGGAGATCCACGCCGGAGAGGTCGTCGCCCTGGTGGGCGACAACGGCGCCGGCAAGTCGACCCTCGTCAAGACGATCTCGGGAGTTCACCCGATCGACGAGGGCACCATCGAATGGGACGGCCGCCCCGTCCAGATCACCCGGCCCCACGACTCCCAGAACCTCGGGGTCGCCACCGTCTACCAGGACCTGGCGCTCTGCGACAACCTCGACGTCGTCGCCAACCTCTTCCTCGGCAGCGAGCTCAGCTCCGCCCGGGTGCTCGACGAGATCGCCATGGAGAAGCGCGCCCGGGAGCTCCTGGACACCCTGTCCATCCGCATCCCCTCGGTCCGCATCCCCGTCGCCGCCCTCTCCGGCGGCCAGCGGCAGGTCGTGGCCATCGCCCGCGCCCTGATCGGCGACCCGAAGGTCGTCATCCTCGACGAGCCCACCGCCGCCCTCGGCGTCGAGCAGACCGCCCAGGTGCTCGACCTGGTGGAGCGGCTGCGCGAGCGCGGCCACGGCGTCATCCTCATCAGCCACAACATGGCCGACGTCCGCGCCGTCGCCGACAAGGTCGCGGTGCTCCGCCTCGGCCGCAACAACGGTGTCTTCGACGTCCAGGACACCACCCACGAGACGATCATCGCCGCCATCACCGGTGCCACGGACAACGCCGTGACCCGCAGGCAGGCCCGTACGGCAGCGGCCGGGAACGACGAGAAGGGGGCCGCCAAGTGA
- a CDS encoding sugar ABC transporter permease: MSDLAKTPEAAEAPETPETPVEASAAPVPAVDPRLLVREEGVKGYWTEFTRKIRGGELGSLPVILGLIVIAIVFQIQNANFLSASSVANVAVYASGLGIMAVGIVFVLVLGEIDLSMGSVAGVGAAVWAGLQVSNGMNQWLSIVLAVLAGTAIGALHGFFFAKIGVPAFVVTLAGFLGWMGFQEWLMGGEGSINTPSGSVVENLTNYFFADKIAAYGLALVAVAAYLFSLLRDSSRRKAAQLPARPIAEIVLRTAVVAVLVFVVAYVMNEPAGARGLPLALVLFLAVLVIADFVARRTLFGRKVFAVGGNAEAARRAGINVDRVRIAVFAISGTLAAFGGLFIASLSGGATKSLGGGNTLMLVIAAAVIGGTSLFGGRGKVWSALLGMIVIQSIQQGLNMIGMSNAIQNMITGAVLLAAVVIDSVSRRTQKTAGRA; the protein is encoded by the coding sequence GTGAGCGACCTCGCCAAGACCCCCGAAGCCGCTGAGGCTCCCGAGACCCCCGAGACCCCCGTCGAGGCGTCCGCGGCGCCCGTCCCGGCCGTCGACCCCCGCCTCCTGGTGCGCGAGGAGGGCGTCAAGGGCTACTGGACCGAGTTCACCCGCAAGATCCGCGGCGGCGAGCTCGGCTCCCTCCCCGTGATCCTGGGCCTGATCGTCATCGCGATCGTCTTCCAGATCCAGAACGCGAACTTCCTCTCCGCGAGCTCCGTCGCCAACGTCGCGGTGTACGCCTCCGGCCTCGGCATCATGGCCGTCGGCATCGTGTTCGTCCTCGTCCTCGGTGAGATCGACCTGTCGATGGGCTCCGTCGCCGGCGTCGGCGCCGCCGTCTGGGCCGGGCTGCAGGTCAGCAACGGGATGAACCAGTGGCTGTCCATCGTGCTCGCGGTGCTCGCGGGCACCGCCATCGGCGCGCTGCACGGCTTCTTCTTCGCCAAGATCGGCGTCCCCGCGTTCGTCGTCACCCTGGCGGGCTTCCTCGGCTGGATGGGCTTCCAGGAGTGGCTCATGGGCGGCGAGGGCTCCATCAACACGCCGTCCGGCAGCGTGGTGGAGAACCTCACCAACTACTTCTTCGCCGACAAGATCGCCGCCTACGGCCTCGCCCTGGTCGCCGTCGCCGCGTACCTGTTCTCGCTCCTGCGCGACAGCAGCCGCCGCAAGGCCGCCCAGCTCCCGGCCCGCCCGATCGCCGAGATCGTGCTGCGCACCGCCGTCGTCGCCGTCCTGGTCTTCGTCGTCGCGTACGTCATGAACGAGCCCGCCGGCGCCCGCGGCCTGCCGCTCGCCCTGGTGCTGTTCCTGGCCGTCCTGGTGATCGCCGACTTCGTGGCCCGCCGTACCCTGTTCGGCCGCAAGGTCTTCGCGGTCGGCGGCAACGCCGAGGCGGCCCGCCGCGCCGGCATCAACGTGGACCGGGTCCGGATCGCCGTCTTCGCGATCTCCGGCACCCTCGCCGCCTTCGGCGGCCTGTTCATCGCGAGCCTCTCCGGCGGCGCGACCAAGAGCCTCGGCGGCGGCAACACGCTGATGCTGGTCATCGCCGCGGCCGTGATCGGCGGCACCAGCCTCTTCGGCGGCCGGGGCAAGGTCTGGTCCGCGCTCCTGGGCATGATCGTGATCCAGTCGATCCAGCAGGGCCTGAACATGATCGGCATGTCCAACGCGATCCAGAACATGATCACCGGCGCGGTGCTCCTCGCCGCCGTCGTGATCGACTCGGTCTCCCGCCGCACGCAGAAGACCGCCGGACGCGCGTAA
- the dxs gene encoding 1-deoxy-D-xylulose-5-phosphate synthase yields MALLTRIRGPRDLDRLSSEQLDQLAGEIRSFLVDAVSKTGGHLGPNLGVVELTIALHRVFDSPKDKVLFDTGHQSYVHKLLTGRQDFSKLKMKGGLSGYPSQAESDHDVIENSHASTVLGWADGLAKANEILRKDDHVVAVIGDGALTGGMAWEALNNIAAAKDRPLVIVVNDNERSYAPTIGGLANHLATLRTTDGYERFLARGKDILERTPVVGKPLYETLHGAKKGLKDFIAPQGMFEDLGLKYVGPIDGHDIEALESALTRAKRFGGPVIVHCLTEKGRGYQPALQDEADRFHAVGKIHPDTGLPIASSGADWTSVFGQEMVELGKERADIVAITAAMLQPVGLDKFAKAFPERVFDVGIAEQHAAVSAAGLATGGLHPVFAVYATFLNRAFDQVLMDVALHKCGVTFVLDRAGVTGTDGASHNGMWDMSILQVVPGLRLAAPRDADQVRAQLREAVEVTDAPTVVRFSKGAVGPAVPALRRVGGMDVLREPGTDTPDVLLVSVGALAPMCLEIADLLDKQGISTTVVDPRWVKPVDEALAPLAEQHRVVVTVEDNSRVGGVGSAVAQALRDAGVDVPLRDFGIPPRFLDHASRGEVMAEIGLTAPDIARQVTGLVSRLDGRFESSAKAVEPARD; encoded by the coding sequence GTGGCTCTGCTGACCCGTATCAGGGGACCGCGAGATCTGGACCGGCTCTCCTCGGAACAGCTGGACCAGCTGGCCGGAGAGATCAGGTCGTTCCTCGTGGACGCCGTCTCCAAGACCGGCGGGCACCTCGGCCCCAACCTGGGTGTGGTCGAGCTGACCATCGCCCTGCACCGCGTCTTCGACTCGCCCAAGGACAAGGTCCTCTTCGACACCGGGCACCAGAGCTACGTCCACAAGCTGCTCACCGGGCGCCAGGACTTCTCCAAGCTCAAGATGAAGGGCGGCCTGTCCGGCTACCCCTCGCAGGCGGAGTCCGACCACGACGTGATCGAGAACTCGCACGCCTCGACCGTCCTCGGCTGGGCCGACGGACTGGCCAAGGCCAACGAGATCCTCCGCAAGGACGACCACGTCGTGGCGGTCATCGGCGACGGCGCGCTCACCGGCGGCATGGCCTGGGAGGCGCTCAACAACATCGCCGCGGCCAAGGACCGGCCGCTCGTCATCGTCGTCAACGACAACGAGCGCTCCTACGCCCCCACCATCGGCGGCCTCGCCAACCACCTGGCGACCCTGCGCACCACCGACGGCTACGAGCGCTTCCTCGCCCGCGGCAAGGACATCCTGGAGCGCACCCCGGTCGTCGGGAAGCCGCTCTACGAGACCCTGCACGGCGCCAAGAAGGGCCTCAAGGACTTCATCGCCCCGCAGGGCATGTTCGAGGACCTCGGCCTGAAGTACGTCGGCCCCATCGACGGTCACGACATCGAGGCCCTGGAGTCCGCCCTGACCCGCGCCAAGCGGTTCGGCGGCCCGGTCATCGTGCACTGCCTCACGGAGAAGGGCCGCGGCTACCAGCCGGCCCTCCAGGACGAGGCCGACCGCTTCCACGCCGTCGGCAAGATCCACCCCGACACCGGTCTGCCGATCGCCTCCTCCGGCGCCGACTGGACCAGCGTCTTCGGCCAGGAGATGGTCGAGCTCGGCAAGGAGCGCGCGGACATCGTCGCGATCACCGCGGCCATGCTCCAGCCCGTCGGCCTCGACAAGTTCGCCAAGGCCTTCCCCGAGCGGGTGTTCGACGTCGGCATCGCCGAGCAGCACGCCGCGGTCTCCGCGGCCGGCCTCGCCACCGGCGGCCTCCACCCGGTCTTCGCCGTCTACGCGACCTTCCTCAACCGGGCCTTCGACCAGGTCCTCATGGACGTGGCCCTGCACAAGTGCGGCGTCACCTTCGTCCTGGACCGGGCCGGTGTCACGGGCACCGACGGTGCCTCCCACAACGGCATGTGGGACATGTCGATCCTCCAGGTCGTGCCCGGCCTGCGGCTCGCCGCCCCGCGCGACGCCGACCAGGTCCGCGCCCAGCTGCGTGAGGCCGTCGAGGTCACCGACGCCCCCACCGTGGTCCGCTTCTCCAAGGGCGCGGTCGGCCCGGCCGTCCCCGCGCTGCGCCGGGTCGGCGGCATGGACGTGCTCCGCGAGCCGGGCACCGACACGCCCGACGTCCTCCTGGTCTCGGTCGGCGCCCTCGCGCCGATGTGCCTGGAGATCGCCGACCTCCTCGACAAGCAGGGCATCTCCACCACCGTGGTCGACCCGCGCTGGGTCAAGCCCGTCGACGAGGCCCTCGCCCCGCTCGCCGAGCAGCACCGCGTGGTCGTCACCGTCGAGGACAACAGCCGCGTCGGCGGTGTCGGCTCCGCCGTCGCCCAGGCGCTGCGCGACGCGGGCGTGGACGTGCCGCTGCGCGACTTCGGCATCCCGCCGCGCTTCCTCGACCACGCCTCCCGCGGCGAGGTCATGGCCGAGATCGGGCTCACCGCCCCGGACATCGCGCGCCAGGTCACCGGCCTGGTGTCACGCCTCGACGGGCGCTTCGAGTCCAGCGCCAAGGCCGTGGAGCCCGCCCGGGACTGA
- a CDS encoding amino acid permease, translated as MFRTKSVEQSIRDTEEPEHALRKSLSAWDLTVFGVGVIIGTGIFVLTGKVAKENAGPATALAFVAAGIVCALAALCYAEFASTVPVAGSAYTFAYASIGELPAWIIGWDLVLEFALGTAVVAVGWSGYVRSLMDNIGWHLPAALEGPDVAGGTFDILAFLLVLVLTAVLVLGMKLSARITAVVVAIKVTVVMIVIIAGLFFIVGDNYKPFIPPAVTPPGGGSGWTEPLVQLMFGYEPTNFGVMGIFTAASVVFFAFIGFDVVATAAEETKLPQRDMPRGILGSLLICTVLYVAVALVVTGMQKYTELSTSAPLADAFKAVGHPFYAGVISFGAAIGLTTVCLILLLGQTRVFFAMSRDGLLPRFFSITHPRFKTPYRPTILLGAIIAVVAGFTSINELATLVNIGTLFAFVVVAAGVIVLRRSRPDLHRAFRTPWVPVLPIVSIAASLWLMLNLPAETWFRFAVWMVIGFVVYFLYGRRHSRLGKAGRDATY; from the coding sequence ATGTTCCGGACCAAGTCGGTCGAGCAGTCGATCCGCGACACGGAGGAGCCGGAGCACGCCCTCAGGAAGTCACTCTCCGCCTGGGACCTCACGGTCTTCGGCGTGGGCGTCATCATCGGTACCGGCATCTTCGTCCTCACCGGCAAGGTCGCCAAGGAGAACGCGGGGCCGGCCACCGCCCTCGCCTTCGTCGCCGCCGGCATCGTCTGCGCCCTGGCGGCCCTGTGCTACGCGGAGTTCGCCTCCACCGTGCCGGTGGCGGGATCGGCGTACACCTTCGCGTACGCCTCCATCGGCGAGCTGCCGGCCTGGATCATCGGCTGGGACCTCGTCCTGGAGTTCGCGCTCGGCACCGCCGTCGTCGCCGTCGGCTGGTCCGGGTACGTGCGCTCGCTCATGGACAACATCGGGTGGCATCTACCGGCCGCGCTCGAAGGCCCCGACGTGGCCGGAGGCACCTTCGACATCCTCGCCTTCCTGCTGGTCCTGGTGCTGACCGCGGTCCTCGTCCTCGGCATGAAGCTGTCCGCAAGGATCACCGCGGTCGTCGTCGCCATCAAGGTGACCGTGGTGATGATCGTGATCATCGCGGGCCTGTTCTTCATCGTCGGCGACAACTACAAGCCGTTCATCCCGCCGGCCGTCACCCCGCCCGGCGGCGGCTCCGGCTGGACCGAGCCGCTGGTCCAGCTGATGTTCGGCTACGAGCCGACCAACTTCGGCGTCATGGGCATCTTCACCGCCGCCTCCGTCGTCTTCTTCGCCTTCATCGGCTTCGACGTGGTCGCCACCGCCGCCGAGGAGACCAAGCTGCCGCAGCGCGACATGCCCCGCGGCATCCTCGGCTCGCTGCTCATCTGCACCGTCCTGTACGTGGCCGTCGCGCTCGTCGTCACCGGCATGCAGAAGTACACCGAGCTCTCCACCAGCGCCCCGCTCGCCGACGCCTTCAAGGCCGTGGGCCACCCGTTCTACGCGGGCGTCATCAGCTTCGGCGCCGCCATCGGCCTCACGACCGTCTGTCTGATCCTGCTGCTCGGCCAGACCCGGGTGTTCTTCGCGATGAGCCGCGACGGCCTGCTGCCCCGCTTCTTCTCCATCACGCACCCGCGCTTCAAGACCCCGTACCGGCCGACCATCCTGCTCGGCGCGATCATCGCCGTGGTCGCCGGCTTCACCAGCATCAACGAGCTGGCCACCCTGGTGAACATCGGCACCCTGTTCGCCTTCGTCGTGGTCGCCGCCGGTGTGATCGTGCTCCGCCGCAGCCGTCCCGACCTGCACCGCGCGTTCCGCACCCCGTGGGTGCCGGTGCTGCCGATCGTCTCCATCGCGGCCTCGCTCTGGCTGATGCTCAACCTGCCGGCCGAGACCTGGTTCCGCTTCGCCGTCTGGATGGTGATCGGCTTCGTCGTCTACTTCCTGTACGGACGCCGGCACAGCCGCCTCGGCAAGGCCGGAAGGGACGCGACCTACTAG
- a CDS encoding NTP pyrophosphohydrolase gives MELLIVDGANVVGSVPDGWWKDRRGAAERLRDRLAEHGGPAEGGPYEIVLVVEGRARGVASVPGVRVEEAPGSGDDLIVELARNAAGRPCLVVTADRELRSRVAEAGGRCTGPRSLPGRD, from the coding sequence ATGGAACTTCTGATCGTCGACGGGGCCAACGTGGTCGGGTCCGTACCCGACGGCTGGTGGAAGGACCGGCGCGGGGCCGCGGAGCGGCTGCGGGACCGGCTCGCGGAACACGGCGGGCCCGCGGAGGGCGGCCCCTACGAGATCGTGCTCGTGGTGGAGGGCCGGGCCCGGGGCGTGGCGTCCGTGCCGGGGGTACGGGTCGAGGAGGCGCCCGGCAGCGGCGACGACCTGATCGTGGAACTGGCCCGGAACGCGGCCGGCCGGCCGTGTCTGGTGGTCACGGCCGACCGGGAACTGCGGAGCCGGGTGGCGGAGGCCGGCGGGCGGTGCACCGGGCCCCGCAGCCTTCCCGGCCGGGACTGA
- a CDS encoding 3-hydroxyacyl-CoA dehydrogenase NAD-binding domain-containing protein, which translates to MSTTAELLKGAAELFPDEVVTSAHVRHFELPAGAGRFALITLDNGFDHTKPTTFGPQSLAHLNTALDQVEAEAANGEIVGVGITGKPFIFAVGADLKGVELLKQHSDALAIGKGGHDVFKRLADLAVPTFAYYNGAAMGGGVEVGLHCTYRTVSKALPAFSLPEVFLGLVPGWGGCTILPNLIGAEKAVSVIIENSLNQNRQLKGKQVFELGIADALFEGADFLEQSLIWTAGVLNGSVAVERPEIDRGEGWDQAVAKGRAIADSKVHGAAPAAYRALDIIEAAKDGDLQKGYDAEDQALADLIMGGELRSGIYAFNLVQKRGKRPAGAPDKSLARPVTKVGVVGAGLMASQLALLFLRRLEVPVVLTDIDQERVDKGVGYVHGEIEKLLGKGRINQDKANRLKGLVSGVLDKAEGFADADFIIEAVFEEMSVKQKVFAEVEAVAPAHAILATNTSSLSVSEMASKLKHPERVVGFHFFNPVAILPLLEIVRGEQTDDASLATAFGVAKKLKKTAVLTKDAPAFVVNRILTRFMGEIQNVIDEGTPVAVAEKGVEPLGLPMSPLVLLELVGPAIGLHVSETLNRSFPERFTVSPNLKAVVEAGKRGFYVYKPENGFKPELDPEVAALLKQGDVVLTEEQVRARVLDAVAQEIGLMLEEGVVAEAQDIDLCLITGAGWPFHLGGITPYLDREGVSERVNGKRFLAQGVASVPA; encoded by the coding sequence GTGAGCACCACCGCAGAGCTTCTGAAGGGCGCCGCCGAGCTCTTCCCGGACGAGGTCGTCACCTCGGCCCACGTACGTCACTTCGAACTCCCCGCGGGTGCGGGCCGGTTCGCGCTGATCACGCTGGACAACGGCTTCGACCACACCAAGCCGACCACGTTCGGCCCGCAGTCGCTGGCCCACCTGAACACGGCGCTCGACCAGGTCGAGGCCGAGGCCGCGAACGGTGAGATCGTCGGCGTCGGCATCACCGGCAAGCCGTTCATCTTCGCCGTCGGCGCCGACCTCAAGGGCGTCGAGCTGCTCAAGCAGCACTCCGACGCGCTGGCCATCGGCAAGGGCGGCCACGACGTCTTCAAGCGTCTCGCGGACCTCGCCGTGCCGACCTTCGCCTACTACAACGGCGCGGCCATGGGCGGCGGCGTCGAGGTCGGTCTGCACTGCACCTACCGCACCGTCTCGAAGGCCCTGCCGGCCTTCTCGCTGCCCGAGGTCTTCCTCGGCCTGGTGCCCGGCTGGGGCGGCTGCACGATCCTGCCGAACCTGATCGGCGCGGAGAAGGCCGTCTCGGTCATCATCGAGAACAGCCTCAACCAGAACCGCCAGCTCAAGGGCAAGCAGGTCTTCGAGCTCGGCATCGCCGACGCGCTCTTCGAGGGTGCCGACTTCCTCGAGCAGTCCCTCATCTGGACCGCCGGCGTCCTCAACGGCTCCGTCGCCGTCGAGCGCCCGGAGATCGACCGCGGCGAGGGCTGGGACCAGGCCGTCGCCAAGGGCCGCGCCATCGCCGACTCCAAGGTGCACGGCGCCGCCCCGGCCGCCTACCGCGCCCTCGACATCATCGAGGCCGCCAAGGACGGCGACCTGCAGAAGGGCTACGACGCCGAGGACCAGGCCCTCGCGGACCTGATCATGGGCGGCGAGCTCCGCTCCGGCATCTACGCCTTCAACCTGGTGCAGAAGCGCGGCAAGCGCCCGGCCGGCGCGCCGGACAAGTCGCTGGCCCGCCCGGTCACCAAGGTCGGTGTCGTCGGCGCCGGTCTGATGGCCTCCCAGCTGGCCCTGCTCTTCCTGCGCCGCCTGGAGGTGCCGGTCGTCCTGACCGACATCGACCAGGAGCGCGTCGACAAGGGCGTGGGCTACGTCCACGGCGAGATCGAGAAGCTGCTCGGCAAGGGCCGCATCAACCAGGACAAGGCCAACCGCCTCAAGGGCCTGGTCTCCGGTGTGCTGGACAAGGCCGAGGGCTTCGCGGACGCGGACTTCATCATCGAGGCCGTGTTCGAGGAGATGTCCGTCAAGCAGAAGGTGTTCGCGGAGGTCGAGGCGGTCGCCCCGGCGCACGCGATCCTCGCCACCAACACCTCCTCGCTGTCGGTCTCCGAGATGGCCTCGAAGCTGAAGCACCCCGAGCGCGTGGTCGGCTTCCACTTCTTCAACCCGGTCGCGATCCTCCCGCTCCTGGAGATCGTGCGCGGCGAGCAGACCGACGACGCCTCGCTGGCCACCGCCTTCGGCGTCGCCAAGAAGCTGAAGAAGACGGCCGTGCTCACGAAGGACGCCCCGGCGTTCGTCGTGAACCGCATCCTGACCCGCTTCATGGGCGAGATCCAGAACGTCATCGACGAGGGCACCCCGGTGGCCGTCGCCGAGAAGGGCGTCGAGCCGCTCGGCCTGCCGATGTCGCCGCTGGTGCTCCTGGAGCTCGTCGGCCCGGCGATCGGTCTGCACGTCTCCGAGACCCTGAACCGCTCCTTCCCGGAGCGCTTCACCGTCTCCCCCAACCTGAAGGCGGTCGTCGAGGCCGGCAAGCGCGGCTTCTACGTCTACAAGCCGGAGAACGGCTTCAAGCCGGAGCTCGACCCCGAGGTCGCCGCGCTCCTGAAGCAGGGCGACGTCGTCCTGACCGAGGAGCAGGTCCGCGCGCGCGTCCTGGACGCCGTCGCGCAGGAGATCGGCCTGATGCTGGAGGAGGGTGTCGTCGCCGAGGCGCAGGACATCGACCTCTGCCTGATCACGGGTGCGGGCTGGCCCTTCCACCTGGGCGGCATCACGCCGTACCTGGACCGTGAGGGCGTCTCCGAGCGCGTCAACGGCAAGCGGTTCCTCGCGCAGGGCGTCGCGAGCGTCCCCGCGTAA